The Gemmata palustris genome includes a region encoding these proteins:
- a CDS encoding TIGR02996 domain-containing protein: MSDRSALLAAICAHPGDDTPRLVFADWLDENEPDAKRSTAEPSAWAALIRTECELARLRDDDSAAAKVFDYCERMDRLAIDWVRWPRALPAVARRAELYRAAERLRPLSAKARTKGLPKSGAAGIVWDEDTDRGFPARVTVRNWKKFGAALPALAAACPRVRVDFDFDLVPTGHEAIKGLAAWCRDLSVHVSKPEHADMLVALSASPQAAGVRKLFVSSRDEHGTRALAAIADSPHWSGVNELSIHSAVELPADLRDRLFRAPHLRGLRAACFNGRGTAPTIEALCPLPRLRVLAFFDGALGDGEAVELANAPGLAALRELHIGDTGIADRGIGALLASLALCGLTVLHIESKAIEYQSLAHSMARGLRIAAFPKCRLNAASPLELECFRDHRSGVNEPRPADIVYFDAGTNLAQEDFGALLKWFGDRAPACFVLRESELGAEGARALATWPAAAHIDVLDFWGVEINATGAQALASSPYLAQLQYFRASPVDGTAHAILEAGFRNCFHIGGSRFRL; encoded by the coding sequence GTGTCCGATCGAAGCGCGCTCCTCGCCGCAATCTGTGCCCACCCCGGCGATGACACTCCGCGACTCGTGTTCGCCGACTGGCTCGACGAGAACGAACCTGACGCGAAACGGAGCACCGCCGAGCCGTCGGCATGGGCCGCGCTCATACGCACCGAGTGCGAACTGGCGCGCCTTCGGGACGACGATTCCGCTGCGGCAAAAGTGTTCGACTACTGCGAGCGCATGGATCGTCTCGCAATCGATTGGGTGCGCTGGCCGCGCGCGCTCCCGGCGGTGGCGCGTCGCGCGGAGTTGTACCGCGCCGCCGAGCGCTTGCGGCCGCTTTCGGCAAAAGCTCGTACCAAAGGGCTACCGAAGTCGGGCGCGGCGGGAATCGTCTGGGACGAGGACACGGACCGTGGATTCCCGGCTCGGGTGACGGTGCGGAACTGGAAGAAGTTCGGCGCGGCGCTACCGGCCTTGGCCGCGGCGTGCCCGCGGGTGCGGGTCGACTTCGATTTCGATCTGGTGCCGACGGGGCACGAGGCCATAAAGGGCCTCGCGGCATGGTGCCGCGACCTGTCGGTGCATGTGAGCAAGCCCGAGCATGCGGACATGCTCGTCGCACTATCCGCGTCCCCACAGGCGGCAGGCGTGCGAAAGCTCTTTGTGAGCTCCAGAGACGAACACGGTACGCGGGCGCTGGCCGCGATCGCCGACTCGCCGCACTGGTCGGGGGTGAACGAGCTATCAATTCACTCCGCGGTCGAGTTGCCGGCCGACTTGCGGGACCGATTGTTCCGCGCGCCACACCTCCGCGGGTTACGGGCAGCATGCTTCAACGGGCGCGGAACCGCTCCGACTATTGAGGCGCTTTGCCCGCTACCGAGGTTGCGCGTCTTGGCGTTCTTTGATGGCGCGCTGGGTGACGGCGAGGCCGTGGAACTCGCAAACGCGCCCGGGCTTGCCGCTCTTCGCGAACTGCACATCGGAGATACGGGCATCGCCGACCGCGGGATCGGGGCGTTGCTCGCTTCGTTGGCGCTGTGTGGGTTGACTGTGCTGCACATCGAGTCGAAGGCCATCGAGTACCAGTCACTGGCACATTCGATGGCGCGCGGGTTGCGCATTGCAGCGTTCCCAAAGTGCCGACTCAACGCTGCGTCGCCCCTTGAGTTAGAGTGCTTTCGGGATCATCGTAGCGGGGTAAACGAGCCGCGCCCGGCCGATATCGTGTATTTTGATGCCGGCACCAATCTGGCACAGGAGGACTTTGGCGCACTACTGAAATGGTTCGGCGATCGGGCACCGGCGTGCTTCGTGCTTCGCGAATCCGAGCTCGGTGCAGAGGGCGCCCGTGCGCTGGCTACGTGGCCGGCTGCGGCGCACATTGATGTCCTTGATTTCTGGGGCGTGGAGATCAATGCGACCGGCGCACAAGCGCTGGCCAGTAGCCCGTACCTCGCTCAACTCCAATATTTCCGGGCCTCTCCAGTTGATGGAACCGCTCACGCAATCCTCGAGGCTGGGTTCCGCAATTGTTTCCACATCGGCGGCAGCCGGTTTCGCCTTTGA
- a CDS encoding NPCBM/NEW2 domain-containing protein gives MMLPLVLVLTLSAPPGPPAFTVVGSGDSTPTGKLTAVSLALGAQVATPDGAQTVQGLVALRKPGAVLPPLPTGAHIVTAAGDRVPGKVTGGDAKALRFTHATSDEGWSIALDAVAAVWLKPPPADTPPDPAKYTWLAGTPTRDVLLYRNGDAARGTLTGFTETGVKFTPDGGTARDVLRTDLAAIGFNPRFVRPRKPKGPYAHLVLSDGTRLSVNDVTLKDNALVCKALCGPAIEVPLAKLVALDVFQGSAVYLSDLKPKKAETVGFLGDGWAWTADRTVRGHPLRLLSDDGEDTFDKGLGTHPKTVLTYDLAGKYNRFEAIVGLDAATGQRGRADVRIRVDGKEVPLPELKVLAAGNAIPLKMDVRGAKELTLVIDFGPAGDVQADVNWGGARLVD, from the coding sequence ATGATGTTGCCACTCGTTCTCGTTCTCACGCTCTCCGCGCCGCCGGGACCGCCCGCGTTCACGGTCGTCGGGAGCGGCGATAGCACACCAACCGGGAAGCTCACGGCGGTGTCGCTCGCGCTCGGCGCGCAGGTCGCGACCCCCGACGGGGCGCAGACCGTGCAGGGATTGGTCGCTCTGCGGAAGCCCGGTGCGGTTCTTCCGCCGTTACCAACGGGAGCACACATCGTCACCGCGGCCGGGGATCGCGTGCCCGGAAAGGTGACCGGCGGCGACGCGAAGGCCCTGCGCTTTACCCACGCGACCAGCGACGAGGGGTGGTCGATCGCGCTCGACGCGGTCGCGGCCGTGTGGCTGAAACCCCCGCCGGCCGATACGCCGCCCGATCCGGCCAAATACACTTGGCTGGCCGGCACGCCGACGCGCGACGTACTGCTCTACCGCAACGGTGACGCCGCACGCGGCACGCTCACCGGGTTTACCGAAACGGGCGTGAAATTCACCCCGGACGGCGGAACCGCGCGTGACGTACTACGGACCGATCTCGCGGCCATCGGCTTCAACCCGCGCTTCGTCCGCCCGCGCAAGCCGAAGGGACCGTATGCGCACCTCGTGCTCTCGGACGGCACGCGACTGAGTGTGAACGACGTCACGTTGAAGGACAACGCGCTCGTTTGCAAAGCGCTCTGCGGCCCGGCGATCGAAGTGCCGCTCGCAAAGTTAGTCGCGCTCGATGTGTTTCAAGGCTCGGCGGTGTACCTCTCGGATTTGAAGCCGAAGAAGGCGGAGACGGTCGGCTTCCTCGGCGACGGCTGGGCGTGGACCGCGGATCGCACCGTTCGCGGCCACCCACTGCGCCTCCTGTCGGACGACGGCGAGGACACGTTTGATAAGGGGCTCGGCACACACCCGAAGACGGTGCTCACCTACGATCTCGCGGGAAAGTACAACCGCTTCGAGGCGATCGTCGGGCTCGATGCCGCAACGGGTCAACGCGGGCGCGCGGACGTGCGCATTCGCGTCGATGGCAAAGAGGTTCCGCTTCCCGAACTGAAGGTGCTCGCGGCCGGAAATGCGATTCCGCTGAAGATGGACGTCCGCGGCGCGAAGGAACTCACGCTGGTGATCGACTTCGGGCCGGCCGGTGACGTGCAAGCGGACGTGAATTGGGGCGGGGCACGACTGGTGGACTAG
- the rplM gene encoding 50S ribosomal protein L13, which translates to MSTTLANAATVQQNWVVIDATDLVVGRLAVTIANVLRGKHKVTYTPHCDTGDFVVVVNAEKVQFTGKKWDQKEYQDYSHYAGGQKITSAKEMLARKPEEIIRRAVKRMMPRGPLGYKQLGKLKVYVGNQHPHQAQQPQELKIK; encoded by the coding sequence ATGTCCACAACTCTCGCGAACGCGGCGACCGTCCAACAGAACTGGGTCGTCATCGACGCCACCGATCTCGTCGTCGGCCGCCTCGCGGTCACGATCGCGAACGTCCTGCGCGGCAAGCACAAGGTGACCTACACCCCGCACTGCGACACCGGCGACTTCGTCGTCGTGGTGAACGCCGAGAAGGTGCAGTTCACCGGCAAGAAGTGGGACCAGAAGGAATACCAGGACTACTCGCACTACGCGGGCGGTCAGAAGATCACCTCGGCGAAAGAGATGCTCGCCCGGAAGCCGGAAGAGATCATCCGCCGCGCCGTGAAGCGCATGATGCCGCGCGGCCCGCTCGGGTACAAGCAGCTCGGCAAGCTGAAGGTGTACGTCGGCAACCAGCACCCGCACCAGGCCCAACAACCGCAAGAACTCAAAATCAAGTGA
- a CDS encoding transporter: MGQEADTGEPTARGYLPLAQSLSVGYTVTSRLGAYPECYAIAPSGAAPAQVGPQFYYNGGLLYQVTPNFLLDARFGVGLNKQADDFFTGVGFAIRYGARHSGRTFHVFWGASLPHALIETIKQDLRRNVEMCRFLCVQVCCTGPCYNENK, translated from the coding sequence ATGGGTCAGGAAGCAGATACCGGTGAACCGACCGCGCGCGGCTACCTCCCGCTCGCCCAGTCGCTTTCCGTCGGGTACACGGTGACGTCGCGGCTCGGCGCGTACCCCGAGTGCTACGCGATCGCCCCGTCCGGGGCGGCCCCGGCACAGGTCGGCCCGCAGTTCTACTACAACGGTGGGCTGCTGTACCAAGTCACGCCCAACTTCCTGCTCGACGCCCGGTTCGGCGTGGGGCTGAACAAACAGGCGGACGACTTCTTTACCGGGGTCGGGTTCGCGATCCGGTACGGAGCGCGGCACTCGGGTCGTACTTTTCACGTATTTTGGGGAGCGAGTCTTCCCCATGCTCTTATCGAAACTATAAAACAAGATTTGCGTCGTAACGTCGAAATGTGCCGGTTTTTGTGCGTACAGGTGTGCTGCACAGGCCCGTGCTATAACGAAAATAAGTAG
- a CDS encoding PVC-type heme-binding CxxCH protein yields the protein MRTLSLASLVLVLAGLTPHAPDATAAPPPAPPEFAPNQSPAKPEPFPVKMVDQGQFDPKLKGTYLPEGFKAEIVVDAPDAINPVGMTFDPEGNLYVMEWRPDAVTGDKWFEVKETFRYRDGTVKQVATMKKFTTDLIKMFKYSPSTGTFEKPQIIISEELPSSILYHEGWLYVTGRGTVRRWKQSKPNGPWDVRETIAQGFCGFHHHQVSGLTIGNDGLLYLTSGDDDNFVEGSDGSRATVLRTGAVFRCRPDGSKVETYSIGYRNPYRDIAYDDKFNLFHTDNDQEDGSKFQGCRIMHVAEGSDFGWRLRIGARCCQTDFVRTAVAGELPGKVPPMIKTGRGSPAGMLIYHDTRIPEQYRGLMYYPDVYRKLVRAYKVAPDGSTFKITNELEFMKSDDPLFRPCQMITGPDGAIYVCDWRTNSGGAGKLSGDGINGRIYRITWAGTSDKPALARRGMDSWAKIGKQSDADLLKTLAAPDLTDRVEARKELVRRGPKARDLVLKKFVSGALDGDARIVALGVLQANWSPEVEDLFRLLMNDDSADVRRLAVDGLAYNAKPKDQRVYEAILKALGDREPAVRRAAALGLGRLGADGSGETLVSSLRQDAEADVYLKDAYVRAIERLGKPGIDALLTLAQTSDKGTDLAVEVFLGMRTKPAADAIPEIMLHPHVTPAQREALVRSYTNYHLDPPVSLDPLADYLTKRPNEPANVLLAAVDVFTASGAALAPRAVNLVLDLLSRPDEMTRLSAILAIESARIKEATPKLIEFVGDSNRTQVERVAAVKALRVLGDRAAVGPIKTVLGGQHPALLKAEALRALAALDIASARTAAEPLLDQPDPTLLTEAVTVLAATKPGAKLIGERFVAKKLPREFFAQVNDALNKFADDPAFAKLRADVLRGGLLLSLEPGQVDKIRVLVNSKGDAKKGKELYLNTKVLACATCHRVEGVGGAVGPDLTRVWDTHTVEKLLESIVDPSKEIKEGFQTYRLTTTDSKVYTGLKVKDDAKEVIIRDANGRDNRVAKDEIEALAPSKISLMPDNVVSQITFDQFIDLLAFLKSKAEQESLRGLVVDSTVAGPFPADMTGSSIDTIADDKWKPLAAEPNGKMDLRAAFAPTNTPAVYVRAYVFAPKKQKAVVALDSTNPWRAWVNGSTASPVQSFEVELKQGWNVVLVKVANSGKPATLGVRVTGDGLRTAARPDALPSGGAGGQ from the coding sequence ATGCGCACACTCTCCCTTGCGTCACTCGTACTCGTTCTCGCGGGGTTAACGCCTCACGCTCCAGACGCGACCGCGGCTCCCCCACCGGCCCCACCAGAGTTCGCACCCAACCAATCACCCGCGAAGCCGGAACCGTTTCCGGTGAAGATGGTCGACCAGGGGCAATTCGACCCGAAACTCAAAGGCACGTATCTGCCCGAGGGCTTCAAAGCGGAAATCGTTGTTGATGCACCGGACGCGATCAACCCCGTCGGCATGACCTTCGATCCCGAGGGCAACCTGTACGTGATGGAATGGCGCCCCGACGCGGTGACCGGCGACAAGTGGTTCGAGGTGAAAGAAACCTTCCGCTACCGCGACGGCACCGTCAAGCAGGTCGCGACGATGAAGAAGTTCACCACCGACCTCATCAAGATGTTCAAATACTCCCCGAGCACCGGGACGTTCGAGAAGCCGCAGATCATCATCTCGGAAGAACTGCCGTCCAGTATCCTCTACCACGAGGGCTGGCTCTACGTGACCGGGCGCGGGACCGTGCGCCGGTGGAAGCAGTCGAAGCCGAACGGCCCGTGGGACGTGCGCGAAACGATCGCGCAGGGGTTCTGCGGGTTCCACCACCACCAGGTGTCTGGCCTCACCATCGGGAACGACGGGCTGCTCTACCTCACGAGCGGTGACGACGACAACTTCGTAGAAGGCTCGGACGGGAGCCGCGCGACCGTGCTCCGTACCGGTGCGGTTTTCCGGTGCCGGCCCGACGGGTCGAAGGTGGAGACCTACTCCATCGGTTACCGGAACCCGTACCGCGACATCGCCTACGACGACAAATTCAACCTGTTCCACACCGACAACGACCAGGAAGACGGGAGCAAGTTCCAGGGCTGCCGGATCATGCACGTGGCCGAGGGCTCGGACTTCGGCTGGCGCCTCCGGATCGGCGCGCGGTGTTGCCAGACGGACTTCGTTCGCACCGCGGTCGCGGGCGAGTTGCCGGGCAAGGTGCCGCCGATGATTAAGACCGGGCGCGGGTCGCCGGCCGGGATGCTCATCTACCACGACACGCGCATCCCCGAGCAATACCGCGGGCTGATGTACTACCCGGACGTGTACCGGAAGCTGGTTCGCGCGTACAAGGTCGCGCCGGACGGGAGCACGTTCAAGATCACCAACGAGCTCGAGTTCATGAAGAGCGACGACCCGCTCTTCCGCCCGTGCCAGATGATTACCGGGCCGGACGGGGCCATCTACGTCTGCGACTGGCGCACCAACTCCGGCGGCGCCGGCAAGCTCTCCGGCGACGGCATCAACGGCCGGATCTATCGGATCACCTGGGCCGGTACGTCGGACAAGCCCGCACTCGCGCGCCGGGGAATGGATTCGTGGGCGAAGATCGGCAAGCAGTCCGATGCGGACTTGCTGAAAACGCTCGCGGCCCCGGACCTGACCGACCGCGTCGAGGCCCGCAAGGAACTCGTGCGCCGCGGACCGAAGGCGCGCGACCTCGTGTTGAAGAAGTTCGTTTCCGGGGCACTCGACGGCGACGCGCGGATCGTGGCGCTCGGCGTGCTGCAAGCCAACTGGTCGCCCGAAGTCGAAGACCTGTTCCGCCTGCTGATGAACGACGATTCGGCCGACGTGCGCCGGCTCGCGGTGGACGGGCTCGCGTACAACGCGAAGCCGAAAGACCAGCGCGTGTACGAGGCGATTCTGAAGGCGCTCGGGGACCGCGAACCGGCCGTTCGCCGGGCGGCCGCGCTGGGGCTCGGGCGCCTCGGGGCCGACGGCTCCGGGGAAACGCTCGTCAGCTCGCTGCGCCAGGACGCCGAAGCCGACGTGTACCTGAAGGACGCCTACGTCCGCGCGATCGAGCGCCTCGGCAAACCCGGCATCGACGCCCTGCTGACGCTCGCGCAGACCAGCGACAAGGGCACCGACCTCGCGGTCGAAGTGTTCCTCGGGATGCGGACCAAGCCCGCGGCCGACGCGATCCCCGAAATCATGCTGCACCCGCACGTGACACCCGCCCAGCGCGAGGCCCTCGTGCGGTCGTACACGAACTACCACCTCGACCCGCCCGTTTCGCTCGACCCGCTCGCGGACTACCTCACGAAGCGCCCGAACGAGCCGGCGAACGTGCTGCTCGCCGCAGTTGATGTGTTCACGGCGAGTGGCGCTGCCCTTGCTCCCCGTGCGGTGAATCTCGTGCTCGATTTGCTCTCCCGCCCGGACGAAATGACCCGCCTCTCCGCGATCCTCGCGATCGAATCGGCCCGTATCAAGGAGGCGACCCCGAAACTGATCGAGTTCGTCGGCGATTCCAACCGCACGCAGGTCGAGCGGGTCGCAGCGGTGAAGGCGCTCCGCGTACTCGGCGACAGGGCCGCCGTCGGCCCGATCAAGACGGTTCTCGGCGGCCAGCACCCCGCGCTCCTGAAAGCGGAAGCGCTCCGGGCGCTCGCCGCGCTCGACATCGCGTCGGCACGGACCGCGGCGGAACCGCTGCTGGATCAACCCGACCCGACGCTGCTCACGGAAGCCGTCACGGTTCTGGCCGCGACCAAGCCCGGTGCGAAGCTGATCGGCGAGCGGTTCGTGGCGAAGAAGTTGCCCCGCGAGTTCTTCGCGCAGGTGAATGATGCGCTCAACAAGTTCGCGGACGACCCCGCGTTCGCCAAGCTCCGCGCGGACGTGCTCCGCGGCGGGCTGCTACTTTCGCTGGAGCCGGGGCAAGTGGATAAGATCCGCGTTCTGGTGAACTCGAAGGGCGACGCGAAGAAGGGGAAGGAACTCTACCTCAACACGAAAGTGCTCGCGTGCGCGACGTGCCACCGGGTCGAGGGCGTGGGTGGCGCGGTCGGCCCGGACCTGACGCGCGTGTGGGACACGCACACCGTTGAGAAGTTGCTCGAATCGATCGTCGACCCGAGCAAGGAAATCAAGGAGGGCTTCCAAACGTACCGGCTGACGACGACCGACAGCAAGGTGTACACGGGGCTGAAGGTCAAGGACGACGCGAAGGAAGTCATCATCCGCGACGCCAACGGGCGCGACAACCGGGTCGCGAAGGACGAAATCGAGGCGCTGGCACCGAGCAAGATTTCGCTGATGCCGGACAACGTGGTGTCGCAGATCACGTTCGATCAGTTCATCGACCTGCTCGCGTTCCTGAAGAGCAAAGCCGAACAGGAATCGTTACGCGGACTGGTGGTCGATTCGACTGTCGCGGGACCGTTCCCGGCCGATATGACGGGCAGCTCGATCGATACCATCGCGGACGACAAGTGGAAGCCCCTCGCGGCGGAGCCGAACGGCAAAATGGACCTGCGGGCCGCGTTCGCGCCGACGAACACCCCGGCCGTTTACGTGCGGGCCTACGTGTTCGCGCCGAAAAAGCAGAAGGCGGTGGTCGCCCTCGACAGCACGAACCCGTGGCGGGCGTGGGTCAACGGCTCGACCGCGTCCCCCGTGCAATCGTTCGAGGTCGAACTGAAGCAGGGCTGGAACGTGGTCCTGGTGAAGGTAGCGAACAGCGGTAAGCCCGCGACGCTGGGCGTGCGCGTGACCGGCGACGGCCTGCGCACCGCGGCGCGGCCGGACGCGCTACCGAGCGGTGGCGCGGGCGGGCAGTAA
- a CDS encoding M24 family metallopeptidase, translated as MLLHEKADQAQSLLAETGLDCWLTFARETELHPDPGIEQVVGAGVVRNSAFLFTAGGARVAIVANFDTSAIRARGVFREVVGYDEDIRGPLLAALQRLGPMTIGLNYSTDDVTADGLTHGHWLLLQQLLSGTPYLDRLTSAAPLLARLRGRKSPAEVDRIRRAVTVTERIVGLLTPRIRPGLSERELAALVHAHFAKLGVAPAWALEGCPIVNSGPVSDLGHTYPSDAVRIEPGHLVHIDLGVRVDGYCSDLQRMWYVRRPGEPGPPADVQRAFDTVVRAIDAGAGVLRPGVRGFEVDAAAREVVVGAGYAEFKHGLGHGLGRAVHDGGTMLGPRWPCYGRNVEAAVEAGNVFTLELGVPTGAGIVGLEEDVLVTATGCEFLSSRQRELMLV; from the coding sequence ATGCTGCTACACGAGAAAGCCGACCAAGCCCAATCGCTCTTGGCCGAGACCGGGCTGGACTGCTGGCTGACCTTCGCGCGCGAGACGGAACTGCACCCCGACCCGGGTATCGAACAGGTTGTCGGAGCGGGCGTGGTACGGAACTCCGCTTTTCTCTTTACGGCCGGCGGCGCGCGCGTCGCGATCGTCGCCAACTTCGACACGTCGGCGATTCGCGCCAGGGGAGTGTTCCGGGAGGTGGTCGGCTACGACGAAGACATTCGTGGACCGCTCTTGGCCGCGCTGCAGCGGCTCGGCCCGATGACGATCGGGCTGAACTACAGCACCGACGACGTGACGGCCGACGGCCTGACCCACGGCCACTGGCTGCTCCTCCAACAACTACTGAGCGGCACCCCGTACCTCGACCGGTTGACCAGCGCCGCGCCGCTGCTGGCCCGGTTGCGCGGGCGCAAGTCGCCGGCCGAGGTCGACCGAATTCGCCGCGCCGTGACCGTGACCGAACGGATCGTCGGCCTGCTCACTCCGCGAATTCGGCCGGGGCTGAGCGAGCGGGAGTTGGCCGCGCTGGTCCACGCGCACTTCGCTAAATTGGGCGTGGCGCCGGCCTGGGCGCTCGAGGGGTGCCCGATCGTCAACAGCGGCCCGGTCTCTGATCTGGGCCACACGTACCCGTCGGACGCGGTCCGCATCGAGCCGGGGCACTTGGTCCACATCGACCTGGGCGTCCGCGTTGACGGTTACTGCTCGGACCTCCAGCGGATGTGGTACGTCCGGCGCCCGGGCGAACCGGGACCGCCCGCCGACGTTCAACGGGCCTTCGACACGGTCGTGCGCGCGATCGACGCCGGGGCCGGGGTTCTGCGCCCCGGGGTGCGTGGGTTCGAGGTGGACGCCGCCGCCCGAGAGGTCGTGGTGGGGGCCGGGTACGCGGAGTTCAAGCACGGGCTCGGGCACGGCCTGGGCCGGGCGGTCCACGACGGCGGCACCATGCTGGGACCGCGCTGGCCGTGCTACGGCCGCAACGTGGAAGCCGCGGTCGAGGCGGGCAACGTCTTCACTCTGGAACTGGGCGTGCCGACCGGGGCCGGAATCGTCGGTTTGGAGGAGGACGTGCTGGTCACCGCCACGGGGTGCGAGTTCCTCTCGTCCCGGCAGCGCGAGCTGATGCTCGTGTGA
- a CDS encoding serine/threonine protein kinase yields the protein MSVPSSVEELLQLIRKSGMVDEAKLSMYLQRRNLTRGVSADPRELADELVQDGILTYFQSEQFLLGKWRGFTIGKFKLLERVGVGGMGQVFLCEHMFMRRRVAVKVLPPAKAEQPAALGRFYREARAAGSLDHPNIIRTHDIDQDGNLHFIVMDYVDGPNLLDVVKKFGPMDLRRAVSYVRQVAGGLEYAFRNKLIHRDIKPGNILIDRKGVARILDMGLARFLNDHTDQLTIKYDDKIVLGTADYVAPEQVANSHSVDIRADIYGLGATFYFLLAGHPPFPTGTVSQKLLWHRTKEPTPIRQIRPEVPEGLAVIVGKMMAKDPKARYQTPAQIVAELEAFASAVVPLPAADEMPVLSPAAMDGVAHEEECEAVVETPLNTAATLNAPSGIQAKGATAVMTPPALNPFGAPSASPWGTGPRLPPVNPLAKPGSRPVMAPLPSAPARPDAAEAQAPPASRPGLFLPVNPFGGEASSQATEPPVKKSPWAVLGAGAIIGVAIVIAVVLAKLL from the coding sequence ATGTCCGTACCCTCCTCGGTTGAAGAGCTCCTGCAACTGATCCGCAAGAGCGGTATGGTGGACGAGGCGAAGCTCTCCATGTACCTCCAGCGGCGGAACCTGACCCGCGGGGTGTCGGCGGACCCGCGCGAGCTCGCGGACGAACTCGTTCAGGACGGCATCCTGACCTACTTCCAGTCCGAACAGTTCCTGCTCGGGAAGTGGCGCGGGTTCACGATCGGGAAATTCAAGCTGTTGGAGCGCGTCGGCGTGGGCGGCATGGGGCAGGTGTTCCTCTGCGAGCACATGTTCATGCGCCGCCGGGTCGCGGTGAAGGTGCTGCCGCCCGCGAAGGCCGAGCAGCCCGCCGCGCTGGGCCGGTTCTACCGCGAGGCCCGCGCCGCCGGGAGCCTCGACCACCCGAACATCATCCGCACGCACGACATCGACCAGGACGGCAACCTCCACTTCATCGTGATGGACTACGTCGACGGGCCGAACCTGCTCGACGTGGTGAAGAAGTTCGGCCCGATGGACCTCCGGCGCGCGGTGAGCTACGTGCGCCAGGTCGCCGGGGGGCTCGAATACGCCTTCCGCAACAAGCTCATTCACCGCGACATCAAGCCGGGCAACATCCTCATCGACCGCAAGGGCGTGGCGCGCATTCTGGACATGGGACTGGCCCGGTTCCTGAACGACCACACGGACCAGCTCACCATCAAGTACGACGACAAGATCGTACTCGGCACCGCCGACTACGTGGCCCCGGAACAGGTCGCGAACAGCCACTCGGTGGACATCCGGGCGGACATCTACGGGCTCGGAGCGACGTTCTATTTCCTGCTCGCCGGGCACCCGCCGTTCCCTACGGGCACGGTGTCGCAGAAGTTGCTCTGGCACCGAACGAAGGAGCCGACCCCGATCCGGCAGATCCGGCCGGAAGTGCCCGAGGGGTTGGCCGTCATCGTCGGGAAGATGATGGCGAAAGACCCGAAAGCGCGGTACCAGACGCCGGCCCAGATCGTCGCCGAACTGGAAGCGTTCGCGTCGGCCGTGGTGCCGCTCCCGGCGGCCGACGAGATGCCGGTACTCAGCCCGGCCGCGATGGACGGAGTGGCCCACGAAGAAGAGTGCGAAGCGGTCGTTGAAACGCCGCTCAACACGGCCGCAACGCTGAACGCGCCGTCGGGCATTCAGGCTAAAGGGGCGACCGCGGTGATGACCCCTCCGGCCCTGAACCCGTTCGGTGCGCCGAGCGCGTCGCCGTGGGGGACCGGCCCGCGCCTCCCTCCGGTGAACCCGCTCGCCAAGCCCGGTTCGCGCCCCGTCATGGCCCCGCTCCCTTCAGCACCCGCGCGTCCTGATGCGGCCGAGGCGCAAGCGCCCCCGGCTTCGCGCCCGGGGCTGTTCCTCCCGGTCAATCCGTTCGGTGGCGAAGCGAGCTCACAAGCCACTGAACCGCCGGTGAAGAAATCGCCGTGGGCCGTTCTCGGCGCCGGTGCCATCATCGGTGTCGCGATTGTAATCGCCGTGGTGCTCGCCAAACTGTTGTGA